Within Nostoc flagelliforme CCNUN1, the genomic segment CAAGACTTTAAAAAATAGGGGTCAAAAACTGCCAAAATGTATATTGTAAAAGGATTCCAGCAGTTTTAAGTATGACCCCCAATAAAAACGATTGTATACCGGAACAGTTCATATTTGAACAAGTGAATTCATGTCCAATTGTAGTTAATTTCAAGGGCGAGCCTGTAACATCTGATGCCGGATTAACATTAATTGCGGAACTGGACAGAAAAAGAGAAATAACATCACGGCTGGCAATATGTTTCAAAGATTACCGAGAGCGAAATAAAATTCTGCATCCAGTTAATAGCTTAATTGCACAAAGAATATATGGCTTAATCATGGGCTATGAAGATATAAATGACCATGAAACTCTACGTCACGATGCGATATTTGCGCTCTGCGTGGGAAAAGTGGTAAATTCGTCACAAGAATCAATTACATTGGCCGGAAAAAGTACTTTAAATCGTCTTGAACATTGTCCGGAAAACGTATCTTCAAGGTTGGATAGTCGATATCATCGTATTGAACATGATGGGTCAGCCATAGAAACACTCTTAGTTGAGCTATTTTTAGAATCTTATCGGAAGCCACCACGACAGATAATTTTGGATTTAGATGTTACCGATGATTTGGTACATGGTAATCAAGAAGAAACATTCTTCAATCCTTATTATCGAGGATATTGTTATGCTCCACTTTACATTTTCTGTGGGAAACATTTACTCGCATCAAAACTTCGTGCATCTAACGTAGACCCAGCATCTGGAGGGCTAGAAGAATTACAACGAGTCATAAAAATAATCCGCTCGCGATGGCAGAAGGTAAAAATTATTATTCGGGGAGATAGCGCTTATTCAAGAGAAGATATTATGGCATGGTGTGAATCTCAAACTGGAATTGATTATGTATTTGGACTCGCACCAAATAATCGTCTAATCCAGGCAACTAAGTCAATAAAGTATCGTGCATCACAAGAATACTCAGAAAAGCTTAAACCTCTAGTCGAGTTTTTTGAAACCTTATTTCCCCCATCACCAGATTTGAAAAATCAGGCAGCAGCATTTGCTGATAACTCAATTTGGTATTCTTCTCTTGACTATCAAACTCTAGATAGTTGGAGTCGTAATCGTCGTGTTGTTGCCAAAGTCGAGTATAGCTATGAAGAAGTCGATACTCGCTTTGTAGTGACTTCACTCCCTATTAAGAAAATCCCTCCCGGACGACTTTATACTCAAAAATATTGCCCGCGAGGCAACATGGAGAATTGCTTAAAAGAGCAAAAATTAGGGCTAAAAAGTGACAGAACTAGTACCCATACATTTGTAGGAAATCAATTACGTTTGTGGTTAGCATCTATTGCTTATGTTTTGATGAATGCTCTGCGAGAGCAATGTTTAGCAAAAACGGAACTTAAAAATGCAACTGTTGAGACTATCCGTACAAAATTATTGAAGCTAGGAGCTGTTATTACTATTAGTAACCGACGGGTTTTAATCGCAATTAGTAGTGCTTGTCCTTATCAGGGGATTTTTGCAACGGTTTATAAGTGTTTATCTCGAATACCAAGTCAATTCTTAATCATGGCATCATAGAATTCGTAAGTCATAGCTAATCCTAATTTTAATAACTGATTTTTTGGGTTATTTTACTTGATTTAACCCATGAATTAGCATGTCAATTTTTATTATTCAAAGTTTTTTGTTCCAGTATGAATCACTTTTGATGTATTTTATATATCACAGGATAGTTCGGCTTTTACTTTGAGATAGCTATCTTTGGAGGTATTTTGATAATGTATCAATTAAATTGTCCACAATTTGGCTAGCCTAAGCGTTTTTTCTCACTTGTGAGAAATCCGGGTTTAGTGTATTTGGGGTCACTTTCGCCGGGGTCTGAGCCGACGATGAAGCGATGCCGAAGGCGGGCTGCGCCTACGCTCTTCATCTTCGCTTGAAAAAGTTCTAATTTTCTGGAACTTTCAATCTAAGCGGTGTAGTCCTAATTAGAAAAGCGACTTATAAATAACTTCTATAAATAACATGCAGGGGAATATAACCCCATCAAAAGCCCAAGTCTCACCACCTGGGTTTTTTGGTTTAAGTGCGATCGCCTCATTGAGTTTTCCTCTCAGAAATTTTTTAGTAGTAATTTATACAAGTTACTTTTTTCTTTGAAGATGATGAAGGGAATCAAGACGTTGCCTATACGCAGAATGTGTTAGAAGCTTTGGAAACTAACATCTAACGGATCACGGCAAGATACAGGGTTTTGCCATGAAGCATGAGGTGTAATAGCAGGTGCATTTGCTATGAGTTGTACCTCCCCTTTTGCATTCATCACCCACCCAGTAGCTTCCACAATCGGTTTTGGTGTCGCAGTAGTAGGTTTTATGGTAACAGGTGGACTCTTGCCTTCTCTGGTGCTGGGATTAAGAGTAATCAAATCTACTTGCACTGCATCAGTGTTGAGGGCATCGCCTGGGTTAGGTGGCAAGCCGCCGCGTCCAGTGATTGTAAAACTGCTTTTAGCTAAACTTCCACCAGCTTGACAGGTCTGTGCTACTTGGGTGTCAACTGGTATCGTTGGCAGGTTGACTAAGCCACTGTTGGGGTCAATATCAGGTGTATTAAGTTCTACAGTCCCTTGTGTACCAAATTCTGAACTAGCAGTGATGTCACTCAAAGGAGTTGGACTTTCACGGAACTCAATACCATAAATGCCAAAGGCTAGGATATCCACTCTCCCACCTGTGCCTGTAAAAGCATTAGCAGTGATGTCACTATTTTCGCTTGGTACAGCAACAATGAAGCCCGACGGGGCATTAATATTAATGTTGCCACCATTACCACCAGTTTTGTCTGTGCCTGCGGTGGTGGAAATTTGAGCGCCATGACGGAGAAGGAGTAAATCAGTTTGTAAGTTGATGTTGCCACCTTTACCCGATTCAGATTCGGCGTTGAGTGTGCCACCGTTGTCTAAGGTAACTCTAGGTGAGGTGACGATAATATCTCCAGCAGTACCTGTCGGACTTTCAGAGTCAACAAATAAGCCACTGTTCAAGGAAATGGTAAAAAAATCAGCAGTATTAACTTTAATTGTGCCTGCATTCCCTTGTCCATAAGTTGAGGCAGTAAGTTGAGCGCGATCTATTAGTGATAGTGTTGCGGCATTGATATCGATGTTGCCTCCCTTACCTACACCTCCGGCT encodes:
- a CDS encoding IS1380 family transposase, which produces MTPNKNDCIPEQFIFEQVNSCPIVVNFKGEPVTSDAGLTLIAELDRKREITSRLAICFKDYRERNKILHPVNSLIAQRIYGLIMGYEDINDHETLRHDAIFALCVGKVVNSSQESITLAGKSTLNRLEHCPENVSSRLDSRYHRIEHDGSAIETLLVELFLESYRKPPRQIILDLDVTDDLVHGNQEETFFNPYYRGYCYAPLYIFCGKHLLASKLRASNVDPASGGLEELQRVIKIIRSRWQKVKIIIRGDSAYSREDIMAWCESQTGIDYVFGLAPNNRLIQATKSIKYRASQEYSEKLKPLVEFFETLFPPSPDLKNQAAAFADNSIWYSSLDYQTLDSWSRNRRVVAKVEYSYEEVDTRFVVTSLPIKKIPPGRLYTQKYCPRGNMENCLKEQKLGLKSDRTSTHTFVGNQLRLWLASIAYVLMNALREQCLAKTELKNATVETIRTKLLKLGAVITISNRRVLIAISSACPYQGIFATVYKCLSRIPSQFLIMAS